In a single window of the Streptomyces sp. CGMCC 4.7035 genome:
- a CDS encoding magnesium transporter CorA family protein, with the protein MVTRTRLYHDGTLVLEGFPASDVSAHLADPASVLWLDLHRPGAAELTMLGQEFGIHELALEDAAHHGQRPKLDRYRTHEFLSAYAVTVSPDGGQLTYSEIAVFLTSQAMITVRKDDGLDIEDVVARWDESPDLAGHGVGFLLHGLLDHLVDGHFAAVQQLDDSVEELEGLLFAAGRREIEAVQRRVFALRKSLVQLRRVVLPMREVVNTLMRPGLHLINDPLAPYYQDVYDHVLRATEWTESLRDLVASVMETNLSVQANSMNLIMKKVTSWAAIIAVPTAITGYYGQNLPYPGFGRESGFITSAAVIVLLSALLYLTFKRKDWL; encoded by the coding sequence ATGGTGACGCGTACCCGGCTGTATCACGACGGCACTCTGGTCCTGGAGGGCTTTCCCGCCAGTGACGTCTCTGCGCATCTCGCTGATCCGGCATCGGTCCTGTGGCTGGACCTGCACCGGCCCGGAGCCGCTGAACTCACCATGCTCGGTCAGGAGTTCGGCATCCACGAACTGGCTCTGGAGGATGCCGCTCACCATGGACAGCGGCCGAAACTCGACCGCTATCGCACCCACGAGTTCCTCAGCGCCTACGCCGTGACCGTCAGCCCGGACGGTGGGCAACTGACGTACAGCGAGATCGCCGTATTCCTCACCAGCCAGGCCATGATCACCGTCCGCAAGGACGACGGCCTCGACATCGAGGACGTCGTCGCCCGCTGGGACGAGAGCCCGGACTTGGCCGGCCACGGCGTCGGATTCCTGCTGCACGGTCTGCTCGACCATCTCGTGGACGGACACTTCGCCGCGGTCCAGCAGTTGGACGACAGCGTCGAGGAGCTGGAGGGTCTGCTCTTCGCGGCCGGGCGCCGTGAGATCGAAGCCGTGCAGCGCCGGGTTTTCGCACTGCGTAAGTCGCTCGTCCAGCTGCGCCGCGTCGTGCTCCCGATGCGTGAGGTGGTCAACACCCTCATGCGCCCCGGCCTGCACCTGATCAACGACCCTCTCGCCCCGTACTACCAGGACGTCTACGACCACGTGCTGCGTGCCACCGAGTGGACGGAATCACTGCGGGACCTGGTGGCCTCGGTCATGGAGACGAACCTCTCGGTCCAGGCCAACAGCATGAACCTGATCATGAAGAAGGTGACGAGCTGGGCCGCGATCATCGCCGTACCCACCGCGATCACCGGCTACTACGGCCAAAACCTCCCCTATCCCGGTTTCGGCCGCGAGTCGGGATTCATCACCTCCGCCGCCGTCATCGTGCTCCTGTCCGCATTGCTGTATCTGACGTTCAAGCGCAAGGACTGGCTCTGA
- a CDS encoding DUF5994 family protein codes for MAVTIDRTTSSTCAPPQPARLSLTPAPGGLDGMWWPRSRAFTRELPSLTAALGDLWGRITGVTVHPAYWPVLPHWVSYAGRTVQVGWSTEEQDPHRLTLFSADGRRDVLVIPPETGADAAAQLMVGDGVDASAREQAADGIDARNREEAWEADGGAGRPSSRPRTIGSAGPSPAGRRR; via the coding sequence ATGGCCGTGACCATTGACCGTACGACATCGAGCACATGTGCGCCGCCGCAGCCGGCCCGGCTGTCCCTGACGCCCGCGCCGGGCGGGCTGGACGGTATGTGGTGGCCTCGCTCCCGTGCCTTCACCCGTGAGCTGCCGTCGTTGACGGCCGCATTGGGTGATCTCTGGGGTCGTATCACGGGTGTCACTGTGCACCCGGCCTACTGGCCCGTCCTGCCGCATTGGGTGTCCTACGCCGGCCGCACCGTGCAGGTGGGCTGGTCCACCGAGGAGCAGGATCCCCACAGACTCACTCTTTTCTCCGCTGACGGCCGCCGGGACGTGCTGGTGATTCCGCCGGAAACCGGTGCGGATGCCGCCGCGCAGTTGATGGTCGGCGACGGCGTCGATGCCTCGGCCCGGGAGCAAGCAGCAGACGGGATCGATGCACGAAACAGGGAAGAAGCCTGGGAGGCCGACGGCGGAGCAGGTCGACCGTCGTCCCGGCCCCGGACCATCGGCTCGGCAGGGCCTTCGCCCGCCGGTCGGCGGAGGTGA
- a CDS encoding DUF5994 family protein, whose amino-acid sequence MTDCDTPDHLPRLLPDAVHRSVKPGTALLRLETTHAREGILDGAWWPRSRDIGAELPSLISALTEHLGPVTRVGLDGSAWDELPTRVMVDDRVVHIDSFPVGDDTVLITRGEGDLFSLLLVPPDTSPDAARAAMARAVRAENVTEARQILIETGSDTPPTPA is encoded by the coding sequence ATGACCGACTGCGACACCCCCGACCACCTCCCCAGGCTCCTGCCGGACGCCGTCCACCGGTCGGTGAAACCCGGGACGGCCCTGCTGAGGCTGGAGACCACACACGCACGCGAGGGAATCCTGGACGGTGCCTGGTGGCCACGGTCCCGGGACATCGGTGCCGAGCTTCCCTCGCTGATCTCCGCGTTGACCGAGCATCTCGGGCCTGTCACCCGGGTCGGTCTGGACGGCAGCGCCTGGGACGAACTGCCGACCCGGGTGATGGTCGACGACCGGGTCGTGCACATCGACTCCTTCCCGGTCGGTGACGACACCGTCCTCATCACCCGAGGCGAAGGGGACCTTTTCTCTCTGTTGCTGGTCCCTCCGGACACGTCGCCCGACGCGGCACGCGCCGCGATGGCCAGGGCCGTACGGGCCGAAAACGTCACCGAGGCCAGGCAGATCCTCATCGAAACGGGCAGCGACACGCCACCTACGCCGGCCTGA
- a CDS encoding ATP-binding protein: protein MTGWRVRDYTQDDLEAVIRVDMQSGTTEEPPLFPLSDAVTALQTRHPAVVATADDVLIGAAVSRVEGERAWILRICMAPTWRQRGLGSALITALEQRVFAAGVRAVHAALPEGETGATALRNCDFGARPGLVFFEKRGPVTPQSAGTLSSLGAELPPGGLWQKVAGMQREKQLIERRLVLPLAHPELAAQHGVEPPRAVMLFGPPGTGKSTFAHAIASRLGWPFLELFPARLAAEYGLATGLNRRFDEIARLDHVLVFIDEVEEVAGERGGADATAVGVVNELLKAIVRFRSQDGRLLVCATNNVTTLDSAFLRHGRFDYVLPIGPPDHTARTALWESYLARAGARADSAVLASASEGFTPADIAHAARTVSQAQFERTFDTGTRTTPTTDDYLDTICDTKPTVSAAMAREFAQQTEEFARI from the coding sequence ATGACGGGTTGGCGGGTCAGGGACTACACCCAGGACGATCTCGAAGCGGTGATCCGTGTCGACATGCAGAGCGGCACGACCGAGGAGCCGCCGCTCTTCCCACTCTCGGACGCCGTGACGGCCCTCCAGACCCGCCACCCGGCCGTGGTGGCCACGGCCGACGACGTGCTGATCGGCGCCGCGGTGAGCAGGGTGGAGGGCGAACGGGCATGGATCCTGCGCATCTGCATGGCGCCCACCTGGCGGCAGCGCGGGCTGGGCAGTGCCCTGATCACCGCCCTTGAGCAACGCGTCTTCGCCGCCGGCGTCCGCGCGGTGCACGCCGCCCTGCCCGAGGGCGAGACCGGTGCCACCGCCCTGCGCAATTGCGACTTCGGCGCCCGCCCCGGGCTGGTCTTCTTCGAGAAACGCGGACCGGTGACCCCGCAGTCGGCCGGCACGCTGTCCTCGCTCGGAGCGGAGCTGCCGCCAGGGGGGCTCTGGCAGAAGGTCGCGGGCATGCAACGGGAGAAGCAGCTCATCGAGCGGCGCCTGGTCCTGCCGCTGGCCCATCCCGAACTGGCCGCCCAGCACGGAGTGGAACCGCCACGGGCGGTGATGCTGTTCGGCCCGCCCGGGACCGGCAAGAGCACGTTCGCGCACGCGATCGCCAGCCGCCTGGGATGGCCCTTCCTCGAACTGTTCCCCGCCCGTCTGGCCGCCGAGTACGGCCTGGCGACCGGGCTGAACCGGCGCTTCGACGAGATCGCCCGGCTCGACCACGTCCTCGTCTTCATCGACGAGGTCGAGGAGGTCGCCGGCGAACGCGGCGGCGCGGACGCGACCGCTGTCGGCGTCGTCAACGAACTGCTCAAGGCGATCGTCCGGTTCCGAAGCCAGGACGGACGGCTGCTCGTCTGCGCCACGAACAACGTGACCACGCTCGACTCCGCGTTCCTGCGGCACGGCCGCTTCGACTACGTGCTGCCGATCGGCCCTCCCGACCACACCGCCAGGACCGCACTGTGGGAGAGCTACCTGGCCCGAGCGGGCGCGCGGGCCGACAGCGCGGTACTCGCGTCCGCCAGCGAGGGGTTCACCCCCGCCGACATCGCCCACGCGGCGCGTACCGTCTCCCAGGCCCAGTTCGAGCGCACCTTCGACACCGGAACCCGGACCACCCCCACCACCGACGACTACCTGGACACGATCTGCGACACCAAGCCCACGGTCAGCGCTGCCATGGCCCGGGAATTCGCCCAGCAGACGGAGGAGTTCGCCCGCATCTAG
- a CDS encoding slipin family protein: MQALIVLIVVIGLLAVLALALSVKVVKQYEKGVLFRFGRLVGTRSPGLRFIIPFVDTLHRVSLRVVTMPIQSQGIITRDNVSVDVSAVAYFRVVDAVKSVVAVENVNAAINQIAQTTLRKVVGRHTLDETLSETDRINLDIRQILDVTTVDWGVQVTLVELKDIQLPDTMKRAMARQAEAEREKRAKIINAEGESLAAAALGDASDTMMAHPLALQLRNLQSLVEIGVDQNTTVVFPAPLMSTIGELGSFLARETAAAAPAAAAPPAGTGRTHTSLSPAGSAPGTAA, encoded by the coding sequence ATGCAAGCCCTGATCGTTCTCATCGTCGTGATCGGTCTTCTGGCCGTCCTGGCCCTCGCCCTGTCCGTGAAGGTCGTCAAGCAGTACGAGAAGGGAGTGCTGTTCCGCTTCGGCCGACTCGTCGGAACACGCTCCCCGGGACTGCGGTTCATCATCCCGTTCGTCGACACCCTGCACCGGGTGTCGCTGCGGGTCGTCACCATGCCGATCCAGTCCCAGGGCATCATCACCCGGGACAACGTGAGCGTGGACGTGTCGGCGGTCGCCTACTTCCGGGTCGTCGACGCCGTGAAGTCGGTCGTCGCCGTGGAGAACGTCAACGCGGCGATCAACCAGATCGCCCAGACCACCCTGCGGAAGGTCGTCGGCCGGCACACGCTCGACGAGACACTGTCGGAGACGGACCGCATCAACCTGGACATCCGCCAGATCCTGGACGTCACCACCGTCGACTGGGGTGTGCAGGTCACCCTGGTCGAGCTCAAGGACATCCAGCTGCCCGACACCATGAAGCGCGCCATGGCCCGCCAGGCCGAGGCCGAGCGGGAGAAGCGAGCGAAGATCATCAACGCGGAGGGCGAGTCCCTGGCCGCAGCCGCGCTCGGCGACGCCTCGGACACCATGATGGCCCACCCCCTGGCGCTTCAACTGCGCAATCTCCAGAGCCTGGTGGAGATCGGTGTCGACCAGAACACCACCGTCGTCTTCCCGGCCCCCCTCATGAGCACGATCGGCGAGCTCGGCTCCTTCCTCGCCCGGGAAACTGCTGCCGCCGCACCCGCCGCGGCAGCGCCACCGGCCGGCACCGGCCGCACCCACACGTCCCTCAGCCCGGCAGGCAGCGCGCCCGGCACCGCGGCGTGA
- a CDS encoding DUF5994 family protein encodes MDSTEGISHTGFHAGSFPARDETRVAAKAARRRVRIMSATLHQALPHHEPVAAPAARLALKTDGPSRGLLDGAWWPRSRDLLSELPALTDVLDPLWGRITRIAVNPTYWPVIPHEIPVGGHVVKAGWFTPEIDPHKLLLLSYGTGRWDLLVIPPETETKSAARLMAAASDYDGPPLTASALMAADETRHAVSAADRPLEPDEAGKYGEDGPASAAVPARTDRASRLVIGM; translated from the coding sequence GTGGACAGCACCGAGGGCATTTCGCACACCGGCTTCCACGCCGGGTCGTTCCCGGCGAGAGACGAAACCCGGGTCGCCGCCAAGGCGGCCCGGAGACGGGTCCGCATCATGTCGGCGACCTTGCACCAAGCCCTGCCACACCACGAGCCCGTCGCAGCCCCGGCCGCGCGTCTCGCGCTGAAGACCGACGGCCCGTCGCGCGGCCTCCTGGACGGTGCCTGGTGGCCCCGCTCCCGGGACCTGCTGAGCGAGCTGCCCGCGCTGACCGATGTGCTGGACCCTCTGTGGGGCCGCATCACCCGCATCGCCGTCAACCCGACGTACTGGCCGGTCATCCCGCACGAGATCCCCGTGGGCGGTCATGTCGTCAAGGCCGGATGGTTCACCCCGGAGATCGACCCGCACAAGCTGCTGCTGCTCTCCTACGGCACCGGCCGCTGGGACCTGCTGGTCATCCCACCCGAGACCGAGACGAAGTCGGCGGCCCGCCTGATGGCGGCCGCGTCCGACTACGACGGCCCACCGCTAACCGCAAGCGCTCTCATGGCCGCGGACGAGACCCGGCACGCCGTCTCCGCCGCCGACCGGCCACTCGAACCCGACGAGGCAGGGAAGTACGGGGAGGACGGCCCCGCCTCAGCGGCCGTTCCGGCACGGACGGATCGCGCCAGTCGCCTGGTCATCGGCATGTGA
- a CDS encoding DUF5994 family protein, giving the protein MTATIPFTPAVGDRAPSSSPLRLTLARAGAPPALIDGAWWPRSRNLTEELPALVECLDPLWGRITRIAVSRTLWPVIPGEVPAHGHMVRVGWSNAGQDPHKLLLLSHTFGRWDLLVIPPETAPATAARLMATATDPSRSLTATGLIHEAERFRAAAEAAADSDSLREAVWDSEGGHDAPHPASRTPDGPVTRHVPTAAAGV; this is encoded by the coding sequence ATGACCGCGACCATTCCGTTCACACCCGCAGTCGGAGACCGGGCCCCTTCTTCGTCACCGCTCCGACTCACGCTGGCGCGGGCCGGCGCCCCTCCGGCCCTGATCGACGGTGCCTGGTGGCCCCGTTCGCGCAACCTGACGGAGGAGCTCCCGGCGCTCGTCGAATGTCTCGACCCGCTGTGGGGGCGGATCACCCGGATAGCGGTGAGCCGCACGTTGTGGCCGGTCATCCCGGGTGAAGTGCCCGCGCACGGCCACATGGTGCGCGTCGGCTGGTCCAACGCCGGGCAGGACCCGCACAAGCTGTTGCTGCTGTCCCACACCTTCGGCCGCTGGGACCTGCTGGTGATCCCACCGGAGACAGCCCCTGCCACCGCAGCCCGGCTCATGGCCACGGCCACCGACCCGTCGCGGAGCCTCACGGCGACCGGCCTGATCCATGAGGCCGAACGTTTCCGGGCCGCGGCAGAGGCAGCGGCCGACTCGGACTCGCTCCGGGAGGCGGTCTGGGACTCCGAAGGCGGACACGACGCCCCCCACCCCGCCTCACGCACTCCTGACGGACCGGTCACCCGTCACGTGCCCACCGCGGCAGCAGGAGTGTGA
- a CDS encoding PP2C family protein-serine/threonine phosphatase: protein MTGGERQGPAEGSTRSEHFGEEFLGVLLDQGHELPPHQLGPLVARQISRLDGRETSIFLQDYGQVWLVPLPGDGLAAGEPQPIDGSDAGRAFREARPVEVSQADGVRVYLPLLDGGDQVGVMAVTLDRLQDDERRLLRRLASLVADMLVTKHGYTDLFFRLRRREPMSVAAEIQWSLLPPLAMSTPRVELAGMLEPAYDVAGDSFDYALNGDVLHVAMVDAMGHGLDAATMATVVIGAYRHARRISVGLSEIYTFMDRAVADQFGPDHFVTAQMMRLNTATGRLQWVNAGHPAPLLIRGHRVVRRLQGPTTLPVGFGGHEPRISEVALIPGDRILCFTDGLIEERDVGGEEFSEEQLIGWVNRLEPTAQQIRTVARSLSHTLQRARGGITTDDATLLLIEWRGSATDDLAPPGVSRPPTPKERPTARSLSPTADLSHSCCRGGHVTGDRSVRSA from the coding sequence ATGACGGGCGGTGAGCGGCAAGGACCCGCGGAAGGCTCCACCCGGTCGGAGCACTTCGGGGAGGAGTTTCTGGGAGTCCTGCTGGACCAGGGGCACGAGTTGCCGCCGCACCAGCTCGGTCCGCTCGTCGCACGGCAGATCAGCAGGCTCGACGGCCGCGAGACCTCTATCTTCCTGCAGGACTACGGCCAGGTGTGGCTCGTCCCCCTGCCGGGCGACGGGCTGGCGGCCGGGGAACCGCAGCCGATCGACGGCTCCGACGCCGGACGCGCCTTCCGGGAAGCGCGTCCCGTCGAGGTTTCGCAGGCCGACGGTGTGCGGGTCTATCTGCCCCTGCTGGACGGTGGCGACCAGGTGGGCGTCATGGCCGTCACCCTGGACCGTCTCCAGGACGACGAGCGACGGCTGCTGCGCAGGCTCGCCTCACTCGTGGCCGACATGCTGGTGACCAAGCACGGTTACACCGATCTGTTCTTCCGGCTGCGCCGCAGAGAACCGATGAGTGTGGCGGCGGAGATCCAGTGGTCGCTGCTGCCACCGCTGGCGATGTCCACGCCCCGGGTCGAGCTGGCCGGGATGCTGGAACCCGCCTACGACGTGGCCGGCGACAGCTTCGACTACGCCCTCAACGGCGATGTCCTGCATGTGGCCATGGTCGACGCGATGGGCCACGGACTGGACGCCGCCACGATGGCCACGGTGGTCATCGGAGCCTACCGGCATGCCCGGCGCATCAGCGTCGGCCTGTCGGAGATCTATACGTTCATGGACCGGGCCGTCGCCGATCAGTTCGGCCCCGACCACTTCGTGACCGCTCAGATGATGCGGCTCAACACGGCAACGGGCAGGCTTCAGTGGGTCAACGCCGGACATCCCGCTCCTCTGTTGATCCGTGGACACCGTGTCGTACGACGGCTGCAGGGCCCGACGACGCTGCCCGTCGGCTTCGGCGGTCACGAGCCCCGGATCAGTGAAGTGGCTCTCATCCCCGGCGACCGGATCCTGTGCTTCACCGACGGACTGATAGAGGAGCGCGATGTCGGCGGTGAGGAATTCAGTGAGGAGCAGCTCATCGGGTGGGTGAACCGCCTTGAGCCCACGGCCCAGCAGATCCGGACGGTGGCGCGCTCCCTCTCCCACACGCTGCAACGGGCGCGGGGCGGGATCACGACGGACGATGCGACGCTCCTGCTGATCGAATGGCGCGGGAGCGCCACCGACGACCTCGCCCCCCCCGGAGTGAGCCGGCCTCCCACCCCCAAGGAAAGGCCGACGGCACGCAGCCTTTCCCCCACCGCCGATCTCTCACACTCCTGCTGCCGCGGTGGGCACGTGACGGGTGACCGGTCCGTCAGGAGTGCGTGA
- a CDS encoding DUF6131 family protein, translating to MIILGVILLVVGFLTGLSILWTIGIILLVVGAILWILGAMGHAVAGRRHYW from the coding sequence ATGATCATCCTGGGCGTCATTCTGCTCGTCGTCGGCTTCCTCACCGGCCTGTCCATCCTGTGGACCATCGGGATCATCCTGCTGGTCGTCGGAGCCATCCTGTGGATCCTCGGCGCGATGGGACACGCCGTCGCCGGCCGACGCCACTACTGGTAG
- a CDS encoding alkaline shock response membrane anchor protein AmaP produces the protein MTPRSALNRTLLALAGLVFLGGGLLILFAGLDLYRRHDLAPPAGWPLTNPADVLLGSADRARWSSQGWWWWPAVIAALVLTALLALWWLLAQLSRHRPGSLPVGGTPPQEGVELRDRALSEAIANEAGALPGVGHAAVVITGRPARHRTRIDLTLTPEGTPGATLGALCEGPIGTARRSTGLIDMPAEVRLQVSRHGPHRVE, from the coding sequence ATGACGCCGCGATCCGCCCTCAACCGCACCCTGCTGGCCCTCGCCGGACTGGTTTTCCTCGGCGGCGGACTGCTCATCCTCTTCGCCGGGCTCGACCTCTACCGGCGGCACGATCTGGCCCCACCCGCCGGCTGGCCCCTGACCAACCCGGCCGACGTCCTGCTCGGCTCCGCCGACCGGGCACGCTGGAGCAGCCAGGGCTGGTGGTGGTGGCCCGCGGTCATCGCCGCCCTCGTCCTCACCGCCCTGCTCGCCCTGTGGTGGCTGCTCGCCCAGCTGAGCCGACACCGCCCCGGCTCACTGCCCGTCGGCGGCACACCCCCGCAGGAAGGCGTCGAACTGCGCGACCGCGCACTCAGCGAAGCGATCGCGAACGAAGCCGGTGCCCTGCCAGGGGTAGGCCATGCGGCCGTAGTCATCACCGGCCGACCGGCCCGCCACCGCACCCGCATTGACCTCACCCTCACCCCCGAGGGCACGCCCGGCGCCACTCTCGGTGCCCTGTGCGAAGGCCCGATCGGCACCGCGCGTCGGTCCACCGGCCTCATCGACATGCCCGCCGAGGTCCGCCTACAGGTCAGCCGCCACGGACCACACCGTGTGGAGTAA
- a CDS encoding DUF6286 domain-containing protein, whose amino-acid sequence MPLAKEPDPPERDVSTSDLTAGEREGGHRTRRKWSARRIPAALVAAVILVAAVATLVDVIAVRAGRPASAWRRHLADELATRPVDDVWMLTGAAVAAAVGVWLIVLALTPGQRRWLPLRSPAGCPRLRAFVDRNSAAVLLRDAAMRVPGVGAAHVMVGRHRIKARADVRFRDPRQVKDDLTAVLDEERDRLALARPPRIAVRTRRRTR is encoded by the coding sequence GTGCCCCTGGCGAAGGAGCCCGACCCTCCCGAACGCGACGTGTCCACCTCGGACCTCACAGCCGGTGAGCGCGAAGGAGGGCACCGAACCCGTCGCAAGTGGTCCGCGCGCCGCATCCCGGCGGCGCTGGTCGCCGCGGTGATCCTCGTGGCCGCGGTCGCGACGCTCGTCGACGTCATCGCCGTACGGGCGGGACGTCCGGCCTCGGCCTGGCGGCGGCACCTGGCCGACGAACTGGCGACCCGCCCGGTGGACGACGTGTGGATGCTGACGGGGGCCGCCGTGGCCGCCGCCGTCGGCGTCTGGCTGATCGTCCTGGCCCTCACCCCCGGTCAGCGACGCTGGCTGCCCCTGCGCTCACCCGCCGGCTGCCCGCGATTGCGGGCCTTCGTGGACCGCAACAGCGCCGCCGTCCTGCTGCGCGACGCCGCCATGCGGGTCCCCGGAGTCGGCGCGGCGCACGTCATGGTGGGCCGCCACCGCATCAAAGCCCGCGCGGACGTCCGCTTCCGAGACCCCCGACAGGTGAAGGACGACCTCACCGCCGTCCTCGACGAGGAGCGCGACCGGCTCGCCCTCGCCCGTCCTCCCCGCATCGCCGTACGGACGCGGCGACGCACCCGCTGA
- a CDS encoding Asp23/Gls24 family envelope stress response protein, whose amino-acid sequence MKTRPGSPGEGSGPPAPAAGLPPPAERGATVIPDRVVARIAAQAARTAQSRRAAVPPDRGGPAAPHASAAVRTGSVRLHLTMDLPYPTDIPRVCERIQRDVAERVAQLTGLRVGEVLLTVRRLVTATDSSRGRVR is encoded by the coding sequence GTGAAGACCCGGCCCGGTTCCCCTGGCGAGGGGTCGGGCCCGCCGGCGCCGGCCGCCGGGCTGCCGCCCCCGGCCGAGCGGGGCGCCACCGTCATCCCCGACAGGGTGGTCGCCCGTATCGCCGCCCAGGCCGCACGCACGGCCCAGTCCCGGCGCGCCGCCGTACCACCCGACCGCGGCGGACCGGCGGCACCCCACGCCTCCGCCGCCGTCCGTACCGGATCGGTGCGCCTGCATCTGACCATGGACCTGCCCTACCCCACCGACATCCCCCGTGTCTGCGAGCGGATCCAGCGGGACGTCGCCGAACGGGTCGCCCAGCTGACCGGGCTGCGAGTGGGAGAGGTCCTCCTCACCGTCCGGCGGCTGGTGACCGCCACCGACTCGAGCCGGGGGCGGGTCCGGTGA
- a CDS encoding Asp23/Gls24 family envelope stress response protein: MTDNITSVGGGSRPEAGVSALKGRTGAGAPAETRGRTTIADGVVAKIAGMAAREVPGIHSLGAGMARAFGAMREHVPGAGGGGAVTRGVKVEVGERQAAVDLDVVVEYGVSIVDVAGGVRTNVISAVERMTGLEVVEVNIAVDDVHLPDDEEEQTGPNEGRVR, translated from the coding sequence ATGACGGACAACATCACCAGCGTCGGCGGGGGCAGCCGGCCCGAAGCGGGCGTGAGCGCGCTCAAGGGCCGCACCGGGGCCGGGGCTCCGGCCGAGACACGGGGCAGGACCACCATCGCGGACGGTGTGGTGGCCAAGATCGCGGGCATGGCCGCCCGCGAGGTACCGGGCATCCACAGCCTGGGCGCCGGGATGGCCCGCGCCTTCGGCGCCATGCGGGAACACGTCCCCGGCGCAGGCGGAGGCGGAGCGGTCACCCGCGGCGTCAAGGTCGAGGTCGGGGAACGGCAGGCCGCGGTGGACCTGGACGTCGTCGTCGAGTACGGCGTCTCCATCGTCGACGTCGCGGGCGGCGTACGCACCAACGTCATCAGCGCCGTGGAGCGGATGACGGGCCTGGAGGTCGTCGAGGTGAACATCGCCGTCGACGACGTCCACCTGCCCGACGACGAGGAGGAACAGACCGGACCGAACGAGGGCCGCGTGAGGTGA
- a CDS encoding RNA polymerase sigma factor: protein MIERTASPRLGCDLPDRLLAVRAAEGDEDSFAVLVQRHSRSLLTLARCMLGNPQDAEEAVQDAFVSAWRHLPEYRHRAEFHTWMYRITVNRCQTMCHRRPPPLSLDTVAEPAAGDAWSQPARTAEEDAAMAALFRALAELDAGQRVCWILREVQGLPYKEIAHVTRTDEQTVRGRLFRARRSLQEAMGSWR, encoded by the coding sequence ATGATCGAACGCACTGCTTCCCCACGACTGGGGTGCGACCTGCCCGACCGCCTGCTGGCGGTACGGGCGGCCGAGGGAGACGAGGACTCCTTCGCCGTTCTCGTCCAGCGGCACAGCCGGTCCCTGCTGACCCTGGCCCGTTGCATGCTGGGCAACCCCCAGGACGCCGAGGAGGCCGTTCAGGACGCCTTCGTCAGCGCCTGGCGCCACCTGCCGGAATACCGCCACAGGGCGGAGTTCCACACCTGGATGTACCGGATCACCGTCAACCGCTGCCAGACCATGTGCCACCGACGGCCGCCGCCTCTTTCCCTGGACACCGTCGCCGAACCCGCGGCGGGCGACGCGTGGAGCCAGCCCGCCCGGACCGCCGAGGAGGACGCGGCCATGGCCGCCCTGTTCCGCGCGCTCGCCGAGCTGGACGCCGGACAGCGGGTCTGCTGGATCCTGAGGGAGGTGCAGGGCCTGCCCTACAAGGAGATAGCGCACGTGACGCGTACCGACGAGCAGACGGTACGCGGCAGACTGTTCAGGGCACGCCGATCCCTGCAGGAGGCGATGGGCTCATGGCGCTAG
- a CDS encoding DNA ligase-like domain-containing protein, protein MRSRRDRNLAPSFPEVRSGHGPAADATALDGELVVREIQQARLQANQGRLQRRGAGAARLAEQWPAHVAFDLLRLAGTDTTRWPYAGARVAAPERLFTEQNLTAPWALCPSFPPLAWGFTKLRTGP, encoded by the coding sequence TTGCGCTCGCGCAGGGACAGGAACCTCGCACCCTCCTTCCCCGAGGTTCGTTCCGGGCACGGTCCAGCTGCCGACGCGACGGCCCTGGACGGCGAGCTGGTCGTACGGGAAATCCAGCAGGCTCGCCTTCAAGCGAACCAGGGTCGCCTCCAGCGGCGCGGTGCCGGCGCTGCCCGGCTCGCCGAGCAGTGGCCCGCCCACGTCGCCTTCGACTTGTTGCGCCTGGCGGGCACCGACACGACCAGATGGCCGTACGCGGGCGCCAGGGTGGCTGCTCCGGAACGCCTTTTTACCGAACAGAACCTCACCGCGCCGTGGGCGCTGTGCCCGTCGTTCCCCCCGCTGGCCTGGGGATTCACGAAACTGCGGACAGGGCCCTGA